In Montipora capricornis isolate CH-2021 chromosome 4, ASM3666992v2, whole genome shotgun sequence, a single genomic region encodes these proteins:
- the LOC138046883 gene encoding uncharacterized protein yields MDCSDRFSREDTGVKKRKRFCEHCERFVSTRTYNRHKRMKTSHVQGQDKLGGSYSFHSDSSDLEFDFSDNERTEAFSEIQDAQVDACDSPCYSGEDVSGGELSNAESSDSFEGQHVSIKLLPIIINLPYVCSDWLKRCALSVSRFTINFCKVNFKFLL; encoded by the exons ATGGATTGTAGTGATCGATTTAGTAGAGAAGATACTGGTGTTAAGAAGCGCAAACGATTTTGCGAACACTGCGAACGCTTCGTGTCAACACGAACATACAACCGGCACAAGCGAATGAAGACGAGTCACGTACAAGGCCAAG ATAAACTTGGTGGATCATACAGTTTCCATTCAGATTCTAGCGACCTTGAGTTTGATTTCTCTGACAATGAACGGACAGAAGCCTTCAGCGAAATTCAGGATGCTCAAG TTGATGCATGTGATAGCCCCTGTTACTCTGGAGAAGATGTTAGTGGTGGAGAGCTGTCAAATGCTGAGTCATCTGACAGTTTTGAGGGTCAACATGTAAGCATTAAATtattaccaataataataaacttgccATAtgtgtgctctgattggctgaaacgATGTGCTTTATCAGTGAGCAGATTTACGATTAATTTTTGCAAggtgaatttcaaatttttgcttTAG